The following coding sequences are from one Candidatus Cloacimonadota bacterium window:
- the speE gene encoding polyamine aminopropyltransferase, whose amino-acid sequence MSYWHTDYHTSHLGLAFEVSEVLYTEQSPYQKIEVVQTPGFGKVLLLDGVLMLTERDEFTYHEMLTQPSLFTHPNPEKVLIVGGGDCGTLTRVLQHPGVKRAVMVELDERVTRVSNKYFPQLGKAASDPRAELIFTDGIIYMAETQEKFDLILIDSTDPIGPAVALFQAPFFKDCHRVLNDDGILCLQSESPWVPELEKIISDVNRDLHSLFPIVRIYGAAVQTYQAGFWLFQIGSKKYDPLDPKVAERIDKVAPNTKYYNRDLHFGAFMLPTFVNDLLN is encoded by the coding sequence ATGTCATATTGGCACACAGATTATCACACGTCCCATCTGGGCTTGGCTTTCGAGGTGAGCGAAGTTTTATATACCGAGCAGAGCCCTTATCAAAAAATCGAGGTGGTTCAAACCCCCGGCTTTGGCAAGGTTTTGCTCTTGGACGGCGTGCTCATGCTCACCGAGCGGGATGAATTCACCTACCACGAAATGCTGACCCAGCCTTCGCTTTTCACGCATCCAAACCCGGAAAAAGTGTTGATTGTGGGCGGTGGAGATTGCGGAACGCTCACCCGCGTTTTGCAGCATCCGGGCGTGAAGCGCGCCGTGATGGTGGAACTGGATGAGCGCGTCACCAGGGTTTCAAACAAGTATTTTCCCCAGTTGGGCAAAGCGGCTTCCGACCCCCGTGCTGAACTGATTTTTACCGACGGCATCATATATATGGCTGAGACCCAGGAAAAATTCGACCTCATTCTCATCGACAGCACCGACCCGATTGGCCCTGCCGTGGCGCTTTTCCAGGCACCTTTTTTCAAGGATTGCCACCGGGTTTTGAATGATGATGGCATCCTCTGCCTGCAAAGCGAAAGTCCCTGGGTGCCGGAACTGGAGAAGATAATCAGCGATGTGAACCGCGATTTGCACTCGCTTTTCCCCATCGTGCGCATCTATGGTGCTGCGGTGCAAACCTATCAGGCTGGGTTCTGGCTTTTCCAGATAGGTTCCAAAAAATACGATCCGCTGGATCCGAAAGTGGCTGAGCGCATTGATAAAGTTGCTCCCAACACCAAATATTACAACCGCGATCTGCATTTCGGCGCGTTCATGCTGCCCACCTTTGTGAACGACCTGCTGAATTGA